ATAAAAACTATCACTACTTAGGATCCCCAAAGCTAGAGTAGCAGCATACCGGAACCCATGCTCCAAGGAGCTTTGAATCAAAGTGAAAAATACCGGCCCTACCAGCGCGGAAAGTAACAACCCCATGCTGAGACCTTCTATCAATGCTGTAGTCAAACCTCAAACCCTTTTTCTTTCAAATAATCTAGCCAAGACTGAGAGCGTTCACCTTTGAGAACACGTGGAAACTTATTTTGCCCTCCTTCTTTGCCAATAGATTTCATCCAGCCATAAAATTCTGCAGCAGGCAAAACCTTCAATTTCACCTGCTTTAAAGCATGCTTTCTTTCTACGGCGTAATCATCATTCAATTCTTTAAGATGTTGATCTAATTTTTCTTTAAATAAATCTTCATCTATTTTCTCATCACTTCCGATAAACCAATAATGTGCAAATAAACTACCATAGGGAACCCCTAATACAGTAAACTCACGAACATTCACATTCAAGTCTTCCGCGGCAAGTTCCACTCCTTTGTTCATATTGTCCACAGACAAATGCTCTCCACATAGACTTAAGTAGTGCTTTGTCCTTCCGGTGATGATAATTTCAGATTCTTCTTTTGAAACAAACCTGACCACATCACCAATTAAATACCTCCAAGCACCTGCGCAGGTACTGATCAAAAGGGCATAATCTACCCCTTCTTGTATTTCATCAATTTTTAAGGTTTGAGCATTGTCTTTAATATTTCCTTCCTCATCAAAGTTCTCATCTTTGAAGGGGACAAACTCATGAAAAATCCCATTATTCAAAACTAAACGCATTGACTTTCTATTGGGCAATGCTTGGAATGCCAAAAAGCCCTCTGATGCAAGATAGGTTTCAATGTAAATCATGGGCTTTCCTAACAGTTTTTCAAAGCCCTTTTTATAAGGTTCAAAGGAAACCCCACCATGAACAAAAATCTTAAGGTTAGGCCAAATTTCATGAATATTATCTACCTGATATTCTTCAATGATCTTTTCAATCAAAATTTGTAGCCATGCTGGAACGCCTACAATAATTCCAATATCCCATTTGGGAGCATTTTTTACGATTTGATCAAGCTTTTCGCTCCAGTTTTTATTTCTAGAAATCTTCTTTCCTGGTTTATAAAAACGTTGGAACCAAATAGGCAATCTCCCAGTAGTGATTCCGCTTAGATCTCCAGAAAAATAGGTTCCATTAAATTCTAGATCTGTGCTCCCTCCCAACATTAAAATTCCCTTTGTAAAAAGCGAGCCCGGTAATTCATATTTAGAAAGTGATAAAATTTGTCTCACACCAGTTTTCCTGATCGCTCTTACCATATCAGTCGTGATAGGGATAAATTTTGAGGTAGCTCCCGAAGTCCCACTGCTAAGTGCAAAGTACCTAACTTCACCAGGCCAGGTCACATTGGATCTTCCTTCCTGCAACAAATACCACCATTCAGCATGTATTTTATTGTAATCATAAATAGGAACTTGAGTTTTGTATCGATTGTAAAACTCATTATCTCCAAGTTTAAAGCCTCTAAGTATAGCCGAGAAATCATATTTTGATGCAATCTCTGTATGCCGAGCTTTAATTAAGAGTTTTTTAAGAGTGTCTTTTTGAAGTTCTAATGGGGAGGAATATTCCTGCTCCAAACTTTCTCTTAATCTGATGCCTCTTTTTAGTAAAGTACTGATGATCGCCATATCTTTGTTTTAGGCCTTGTGGGCAAAAGTGAAGCATAAAAATAGAAAATGGACATTAAAGCCAATCTCGAAAACGTAAAAAAAACTTTCGTCAACCCAAACTGTTTGTTGGTTGCTGTAAGCAAAACCAAACCAATAGCGGACCTGAAAGCTGCCTATGCTACCGGAATTCGCGATTTTGGTGAAAACAAAGTGCAAGAACTGCAGGATAAACATCCGGAATTACCAGAAGATATCCGTTGGCATATGATTGGACATTTACAGAGAAATAAGGTTAAATACATAGCTCCCTATGTGTATTTGATCCATGGAGTTGACTCATTTAAGCTGCTTAAGGAGATTAATAAACAAGGGGCGAAAATAGATCGAGTGATTTCAGTCTTACTACAAATTCATATTGCTGAAGAAGAAAGCAAATTTGGTTTTGATAAAGCTGAGCTGGAATCCATGTTTAAAGACGATCATTTTAAAGCTTTGACTCATGTCAAAATAAAAGGTCTCATGGGAATGGCCACTTTTACCCAAGATCAAAACCAAGTGAGAAAAGAATTCAAAAGTCTAAAAGGACTTTTCGAAGAATTAAAACAACAAGAGCTTCCAGACTTTGTTAAGATGGAAGAACTATCCATGGGAATGAGCGGAGATTACCTGATCGCACAAGAGGAAGGAAGTACCATGGTGAGGATAGGTTCAGCGATTTTTGGAGCAAGAGATTACAATCACTAATACATTTAAAAGGCAAAAAATGAATGGCAGACAAACAATAATGATCGCAGCGCTTTCTGGTGCTTTGGCAGTAGGAATTGGAGCATTTGGTGCGCATGGACTTGCCGACATACTTACAGCAAATGGCAGAATAGAGACCTATGAAACCGCTGTCAAATATCACTTTTACCATTCCTTAGCCTTATTATTGATAGGAACTATCTTATTGATAAAACCCAATTGGAAAAGCCTTCAATTTAGTATTTGGAGTATGATTTTGGGTATCCTTATTTTTCCTGGTTCACTTTATGCTTTATCCCTAACGGGCGTGACCTGGTGGGGAGCAGTTACACCTATCGGTGGTGTTTTCTTTATCATGGGTTGGCTAGGTTTATTTTATGCAGCTTTAAGAAATGATCAGATTGTCGTTGACTAAAAAAATCCTTTTCATATTCCTTCTCTTTTGTTTTAGCCAATTTTCTTATGGCCAACTAACTAGAGATCAATACCTCAAACTAGAGTCTGCTTTAGGAGATCAGAGTTTCTTTTCAAAACATCTTTCGGGCTTTGAACTCTATGATCTTGACAGCCAAACGGTGGTTTTTGAAAGAAACAGCGAGCAGCGATTCATCCCAGCTTCTACCACCAAGCTTTTCACTCTTTTTGCTGGAGTGTCTATCTTAAATGATTCCACTCAAACGCTCAGGTACACCACTCAGGGAGACACTATTCGAATATGGGGAGCTGGAGATCCAAGTTGGGGCTATAAAGAACTATATCAACCAGAATTCAAAAAATTTCTAGCGCCCTTTCAAACAGTGATTTTCTCAGATGCGAATCAGGATTCTCCAGCTTTTGGATATGGCTGGCAATGGGATGACTATTATTATGATTACTCAGCCGAGAGAACCTCTCTTCCCATTTTTGGAAATCTTGTACAGGTGAAGAGAAATGGAAATAGACCGGTTGTTTCTCCCAAAGTTTTTCAATCATCAGTTTACCCTACTCAAAGAAGCACACGAGAACTGGAAAGAGACTTTCATTCCAACAGGTTCTATTACAATCCAAACAACTTTCGAGGGCGAGAAGAATTTATCCCATTCATCTATAGCCCTGAATTATTTACCCAATTGGCAAGTGAAGCCACAGGGAAAACATGGATTTACCAATCCGATAGCTTACCCAAAGAAAACCAAGTTTGGAGAGCCTCTCCCCTCCTTCCAATTCTAAAAGAAATGATGTTGGAAAGCGATAATTTTTTGGCTGAACAAACGATGCTTATGGTCTCAGACCGGATTTTTCAACGTTTGGATACAGAAAGAGCCATCGAATACTTGCTAAAAACTTATCTTTTTGACCTACCAGATAAACCCCAATGGGTTGATGGTTCTGGTCTAAGTAGACATAATTTGATGACTCCAAGAACCATGGTTGCACTTTTCGAAAAGATCTATAGGATGCTTCCTGACGATCAACTCTATGAATTATTGCCCACAGGTGGAGTTTCGGGAACAATTGAAAATAGCTATCAAGCTCAGGAACCTTACATTTTTGCCAAAACCGGAACCATGAGTAATAACCATAGTTTAGTAGGCTTAATCAAAACCAAAAGTGGAAAAATCTATTGCTTTGCTTTTATGAACTCTAACTACCCGTACAAGGCTTCTGTAGTTCGTAGAGAAATGGAAAAAGTGATGGTAATGATAAGGGATATGTTGTAAGTTTTAGAATGCAAGTTTTGGATCCATGAGATAGACAACTCCCGGTCTTTGATTTGTGAATTTGATATAAAAATTTTTCAACAATTATACTTTATGGATCACTGTAGCAGATCAACTTAATCTTACGTACAGTTAAAAATAAGATCAACTTTTATCTCCTCAATATGAAAAAGGTCCTCATCCCCTTCCTATCTGTTTTAATTTTTCTTGCTTCTTGTAAGGATTCCGAGGAACCCGTAAGTGCCTGCGGTGTCACTGATCCAGTTGAAAATTTAGCTTGGCTAAATGATAGCATTACCAATATTGAA
Above is a window of Algoriphagus machipongonensis DNA encoding:
- a CDS encoding GH3 family domain-containing protein, which produces MAIISTLLKRGIRLRESLEQEYSSPLELQKDTLKKLLIKARHTEIASKYDFSAILRGFKLGDNEFYNRYKTQVPIYDYNKIHAEWWYLLQEGRSNVTWPGEVRYFALSSGTSGATSKFIPITTDMVRAIRKTGVRQILSLSKYELPGSLFTKGILMLGGSTDLEFNGTYFSGDLSGITTGRLPIWFQRFYKPGKKISRNKNWSEKLDQIVKNAPKWDIGIIVGVPAWLQILIEKIIEEYQVDNIHEIWPNLKIFVHGGVSFEPYKKGFEKLLGKPMIYIETYLASEGFLAFQALPNRKSMRLVLNNGIFHEFVPFKDENFDEEGNIKDNAQTLKIDEIQEGVDYALLISTCAGAWRYLIGDVVRFVSKEESEIIITGRTKHYLSLCGEHLSVDNMNKGVELAAEDLNVNVREFTVLGVPYGSLFAHYWFIGSDEKIDEDLFKEKLDQHLKELNDDYAVERKHALKQVKLKVLPAAEFYGWMKSIGKEGGQNKFPRVLKGERSQSWLDYLKEKGFEV
- a CDS encoding YggS family pyridoxal phosphate-dependent enzyme, with protein sequence MDIKANLENVKKTFVNPNCLLVAVSKTKPIADLKAAYATGIRDFGENKVQELQDKHPELPEDIRWHMIGHLQRNKVKYIAPYVYLIHGVDSFKLLKEINKQGAKIDRVISVLLQIHIAEEESKFGFDKAELESMFKDDHFKALTHVKIKGLMGMATFTQDQNQVRKEFKSLKGLFEELKQQELPDFVKMEELSMGMSGDYLIAQEEGSTMVRIGSAIFGARDYNH
- a CDS encoding DUF423 domain-containing protein, with the translated sequence MNGRQTIMIAALSGALAVGIGAFGAHGLADILTANGRIETYETAVKYHFYHSLALLLIGTILLIKPNWKSLQFSIWSMILGILIFPGSLYALSLTGVTWWGAVTPIGGVFFIMGWLGLFYAALRNDQIVVD
- a CDS encoding D-alanyl-D-alanine carboxypeptidase — encoded protein: MIRLSLTKKILFIFLLFCFSQFSYGQLTRDQYLKLESALGDQSFFSKHLSGFELYDLDSQTVVFERNSEQRFIPASTTKLFTLFAGVSILNDSTQTLRYTTQGDTIRIWGAGDPSWGYKELYQPEFKKFLAPFQTVIFSDANQDSPAFGYGWQWDDYYYDYSAERTSLPIFGNLVQVKRNGNRPVVSPKVFQSSVYPTQRSTRELERDFHSNRFYYNPNNFRGREEFIPFIYSPELFTQLASEATGKTWIYQSDSLPKENQVWRASPLLPILKEMMLESDNFLAEQTMLMVSDRIFQRLDTERAIEYLLKTYLFDLPDKPQWVDGSGLSRHNLMTPRTMVALFEKIYRMLPDDQLYELLPTGGVSGTIENSYQAQEPYIFAKTGTMSNNHSLVGLIKTKSGKIYCFAFMNSNYPYKASVVRREMEKVMVMIRDML